One stretch of Parafrankia irregularis DNA includes these proteins:
- a CDS encoding RelA/SpoT family protein: MNAEAAGAGLPAGGFSPALSRADGDDGDSRTVIAARQASLRLAHLARRMAAPRTPQVPPELRDLVEAHRDFHPKADIAAVIRAYSVAERLHAGQTRRSGDPYISHPLAVAEVLAELGVDTTTIIAALLHDTVEDTGYSLTAVTAEFSGEVANLVDGVTKLDKMRFGEAAEAETLRKLIVALARDYRVLVIKIADRLHNMRTLGFMSPAKQEKISRVTLEVLAPLAHRLGVSVIKRELEDRAFAVLNPEEHRRISGLVDDFTAAERASGTVSGLVDQLRTALAESRVDGAVSVRISHIFSIFKRAQERGRAPRDYTDIVRVLVLVDDVTDCYAALGVIHGVWRPVPGRLRDFVATPKFNMYQSLHTSVTDDSGRTVDIQIRTPSMHRLAETGIVAKPVGPGADGARLEGLSWLHSLLDWQVDTVDPGEFLESLSSDLNSDEVLTFTPKGKMIALPARSSPVDVAYAVHTDVGHRAIGARVNGRLVPLHTRLRNGDVVEILTSNLPGAGPSEDWLDFVRTSRARVRIRKRLARQRRDAHGRSPHGIASGRTWPFGHSGDPARRDGATGTITPGRITPGPVERPGQAAGTAHGAGSPADATPDARPVDAGVPQTAPAAGKAASAGQTAPAAGQAVPTAAVALGGTTAPTAPSESTAPSESTAPAAASHDAGSRGARRVRRAVPGKQGERSGDAGGLAGRETAGEVAARGAARRGTQNWAGFAEIEGTDVPVRLARCCLPLPGDKVVGFTTHSSAVSLHRRECANVASSASSREQVTVAGWAAAESQTFPTEIAVEAFDRYGLLADITEVLSDTSASVRAASTSTSEDRVAHARFTIEVTGPEQLDRVLAAVRSVGGVYDCYRACQTIV, from the coding sequence GTGAATGCTGAGGCCGCGGGAGCGGGTCTGCCGGCGGGCGGCTTCTCGCCCGCGCTGTCCCGAGCGGACGGCGACGACGGTGACTCGCGGACAGTCATCGCGGCCCGCCAGGCCAGCCTCCGACTGGCGCACCTGGCCCGCCGGATGGCCGCGCCGCGAACCCCGCAGGTGCCCCCCGAGCTGCGTGATCTCGTCGAGGCACACCGGGACTTCCACCCGAAGGCCGACATCGCCGCGGTGATCCGCGCCTACTCGGTGGCGGAGCGCCTGCACGCCGGCCAGACCAGGCGAAGCGGCGACCCGTACATCAGCCATCCGCTCGCGGTCGCGGAGGTCCTCGCCGAGCTGGGTGTCGACACCACGACCATCATCGCGGCACTGCTGCACGACACCGTCGAGGACACCGGCTACTCGCTCACCGCGGTCACAGCGGAGTTCAGCGGTGAGGTCGCCAACCTGGTCGACGGTGTGACCAAGCTGGACAAGATGCGTTTCGGGGAGGCCGCGGAGGCGGAGACCCTGCGCAAACTGATCGTCGCGCTCGCCCGCGACTACCGGGTCCTCGTCATCAAGATCGCCGACCGGCTGCACAACATGCGCACGCTGGGGTTCATGTCGCCGGCCAAGCAGGAGAAGATCTCGCGGGTCACGCTGGAGGTCCTGGCGCCGCTGGCGCACCGCCTCGGAGTAAGCGTGATCAAACGCGAGCTGGAGGACCGGGCGTTCGCCGTCCTCAACCCCGAGGAGCACCGCCGGATCTCCGGCCTGGTGGACGACTTCACCGCCGCGGAGCGGGCCAGCGGCACGGTCTCCGGGCTGGTGGACCAGCTACGGACGGCGCTCGCCGAGTCGCGGGTCGACGGTGCGGTCTCGGTCCGGATCAGCCACATCTTCTCGATCTTCAAGCGGGCCCAGGAGCGTGGCCGCGCGCCGCGGGACTACACCGACATCGTCCGCGTGCTCGTCCTCGTGGACGACGTCACGGACTGCTACGCCGCGCTCGGTGTCATCCACGGTGTGTGGCGCCCGGTGCCGGGGCGGCTGCGCGACTTCGTCGCGACCCCCAAGTTCAACATGTACCAGAGCCTGCACACGTCCGTGACGGACGACTCCGGGCGCACCGTCGACATCCAGATCCGCACTCCGTCCATGCATCGGCTGGCCGAGACCGGCATCGTGGCGAAGCCGGTCGGGCCGGGCGCCGACGGCGCCCGCCTCGAAGGCCTGTCCTGGCTGCACAGCCTGCTGGACTGGCAGGTCGACACGGTCGACCCGGGGGAGTTCCTGGAATCGCTGTCCTCGGACCTGAACTCCGACGAGGTGCTGACCTTCACGCCGAAGGGCAAGATGATCGCGCTGCCCGCGCGCTCCTCACCGGTCGACGTGGCCTACGCGGTGCACACCGATGTGGGGCACCGCGCCATCGGCGCCAGGGTGAACGGCCGGCTGGTCCCGCTGCACACCCGGCTGCGCAACGGCGACGTCGTCGAGATCCTCACCTCGAACCTGCCGGGAGCGGGGCCGAGCGAGGACTGGCTTGACTTCGTGCGGACCTCCCGGGCCCGAGTCCGGATCCGCAAACGCCTGGCCCGGCAGCGCCGGGATGCCCACGGGCGGTCGCCACACGGCATCGCGAGCGGCCGGACCTGGCCGTTCGGGCACTCGGGCGACCCCGCCCGGCGTGATGGCGCGACCGGGACGATCACACCCGGGAGGATCACACCCGGGCCGGTCGAGCGGCCTGGCCAGGCCGCCGGGACCGCCCACGGTGCCGGGAGCCCGGCCGACGCCACCCCGGATGCCCGGCCCGTGGACGCAGGCGTTCCGCAGACCGCACCGGCGGCAGGGAAGGCCGCATCGGCAGGGCAGACCGCACCGGCGGCAGGGCAGGCTGTCCCGACGGCGGCAGTCGCCCTCGGCGGCACCACCGCGCCCACCGCTCCGTCCGAGTCCACCGCTCCGTCCGAGTCCACCGCTCCTGCCGCGGCCTCGCATGACGCGGGCTCACGTGGCGCCCGGCGGGTGCGGCGTGCCGTGCCGGGAAAGCAGGGCGAGCGCTCGGGCGACGCCGGCGGTCTCGCGGGCCGCGAGACCGCCGGGGAGGTCGCGGCACGGGGCGCCGCCCGCCGCGGAACGCAGAACTGGGCGGGCTTCGCCGAGATCGAGGGCACGGATGTGCCGGTGCGTCTCGCGCGATGTTGTCTTCCGCTCCCCGGAGACAAGGTTGTCGGCTTCACGACGCACAGCAGTGCTGTCTCGCTGCATCGTCGGGAATGCGCGAACGTCGCCTCCTCGGCGTCATCACGCGAGCAGGTGACCGTGGCGGGATGGGCCGCTGCGGAGAGTCAGACCTTCCCCACCGAAATCGCGGTTGAGGCCTTCGATCGTTACGGCCTGCTGGCGGATATAACCGAAGTTCTCTCCGACACCTCCGCGTCGGTGCGTGCGGCGTCGACCTCGACTTCGGAGGACCGGGTCGCGCATGCCCGCTTCACGATTGAGGTCACCGGCCCCGAACAGCTCGATCGGGTGCTGGCGGCGGTACGCAGCGTTGGCGGTGTCTACGACTGTTACCGGGCCTGCCAGACGATCGTGTGA
- a CDS encoding RelA/SpoT family protein: MPEAPPVTTGAVPAAASSVGETRPVPPALSTEGSAARGEAGHGEVTQAAAGGSQAAPASSAVSMVSATAGGEDDAESGSPVVPRLGHESPPLPRRVRGRFSRLGTHRATPPSSLDPVLRGLVANHPRADIAPVQHAFEVADAAHAGQVRFSGHPYITHPIAVASILADLGMDIPTLCAALLHDTLEETDLPPETIEAEFGPQVLQIVDAVSKLNRVKVGEAAQTETIRRMVVAMARDPRALVVKLADRLHNMRTLRFLPEHKQERKARETLEIYAPLAHRLGMNSLKWELEDLAFAALYPKRYDEIVRLVADRAPSRDVYLTETSTQVQTQLAEARIKAVVTGRPKHYYSIYQKMVVRGRSFEDIYDLVGIRVLVDSVRDCYAALGTVHANWKPIPGRFKDYIAMPKYNMYQSLHTTVIGPEGKPVELQIRTHSMHNRAEYGIAAHWKYKEDGTGSRSGGSGSGSGGSGRRGGAKAAGGAGGTDPNLHNWLRQILDWQRETADPGEFLDSLRFDAAADEVFVFTPKSDVIPLPLGSTPIDFAYAVHTDIGNQCVGARVNGRLAALDTELENGDVVEVFTSRAHSAGPSEDWLMFVRSTRARTKIRQWHARERREDAIVAGRDAIGRAMRRHGLPLARLMAGDALLTLAKDMRYADVAALYAAVGENNVSAQAVVNRLLQSLGGPESAEEDAAETELPIRALRRSGGDPGVIVTGAADVWVKLARCCTPMPGDEIAGFVTRGKGVSVHRTDCVNLVSLRGGPHDRTVAVEWAPSSGSVFLVVIQVEALDRTRLLSDVTRVLSDHHVNILSASVTTTREQVAVSRFTFEMGDAKHLGHILDAVRSTDGVYDCFRVTSDVQS; this comes from the coding sequence GTGCCCGAGGCGCCGCCGGTGACCACCGGAGCTGTGCCGGCGGCCGCGTCATCCGTCGGGGAGACGCGGCCGGTGCCGCCTGCCCTGAGCACGGAGGGGTCCGCCGCACGCGGCGAGGCCGGCCACGGTGAGGTGACCCAGGCCGCGGCCGGCGGGTCCCAGGCCGCGCCCGCGTCGTCCGCGGTGTCGATGGTGTCCGCGACGGCGGGCGGTGAGGACGACGCGGAGAGCGGTTCCCCGGTGGTGCCACGGCTGGGCCACGAGTCACCGCCACTGCCCCGTCGGGTGCGGGGGCGCTTCTCGCGCCTCGGCACTCATCGGGCCACCCCGCCGTCATCGTTGGACCCGGTGCTGCGCGGGCTCGTCGCGAACCATCCGCGGGCTGACATCGCGCCGGTGCAGCATGCCTTCGAGGTTGCCGACGCGGCGCACGCCGGCCAGGTCCGCTTCTCCGGGCACCCGTACATCACCCATCCGATCGCGGTCGCGAGCATCCTGGCCGACCTCGGGATGGACATCCCGACCCTGTGCGCCGCGCTGCTGCACGACACCCTGGAGGAGACGGACCTCCCGCCCGAGACGATCGAGGCCGAGTTCGGCCCGCAGGTGCTGCAGATCGTCGACGCGGTCAGCAAGCTCAACCGGGTCAAGGTCGGCGAGGCGGCGCAGACCGAGACCATCCGTCGCATGGTGGTCGCGATGGCCCGCGACCCGCGCGCTCTGGTGGTGAAGCTCGCGGACCGCCTGCACAACATGCGCACGCTGCGCTTCCTGCCCGAGCACAAGCAGGAGCGCAAGGCCCGCGAAACCCTGGAGATCTACGCGCCACTGGCCCACCGCCTCGGGATGAACTCCCTCAAGTGGGAGCTGGAGGACCTGGCCTTCGCCGCGCTGTACCCGAAGCGCTACGACGAGATCGTCCGGCTCGTCGCGGACCGCGCGCCCAGCCGGGACGTCTACCTCACCGAGACGTCCACGCAGGTCCAGACGCAGCTCGCCGAGGCGCGGATCAAGGCCGTGGTGACCGGCCGGCCCAAGCACTACTACTCGATCTACCAGAAGATGGTCGTGCGCGGCCGGTCGTTCGAGGACATCTACGACCTGGTCGGCATCCGGGTCCTGGTCGACTCGGTCCGGGACTGCTATGCCGCGCTGGGCACGGTCCACGCGAACTGGAAGCCCATTCCGGGCCGGTTCAAGGACTACATCGCGATGCCCAAGTACAACATGTACCAGTCGTTGCACACGACGGTCATCGGGCCCGAGGGCAAGCCGGTCGAACTGCAGATTCGCACCCATTCCATGCATAACCGGGCCGAATACGGCATCGCGGCGCACTGGAAGTACAAGGAGGACGGCACCGGCTCCCGCTCCGGCGGCTCGGGCTCCGGCTCCGGCGGCTCCGGCCGGCGCGGGGGAGCCAAGGCCGCCGGGGGTGCCGGCGGGACGGATCCGAACCTGCACAACTGGCTGCGCCAGATCCTGGACTGGCAGCGTGAGACCGCGGATCCGGGGGAGTTCCTCGACAGCCTGCGCTTCGACGCCGCCGCCGACGAGGTCTTCGTCTTCACGCCGAAGAGCGACGTCATCCCGCTGCCGCTCGGTTCGACGCCGATCGACTTCGCCTACGCGGTGCACACCGACATCGGCAACCAGTGCGTCGGCGCCCGGGTCAACGGCCGGCTGGCCGCCCTGGACACCGAGCTGGAGAACGGCGACGTGGTGGAGGTCTTCACCTCCCGCGCACATTCCGCCGGGCCCAGCGAGGACTGGCTGATGTTCGTGCGCTCCACCCGGGCCAGGACGAAGATCCGCCAGTGGCACGCGCGGGAGCGCCGCGAGGACGCGATCGTCGCCGGCCGGGACGCGATCGGCCGGGCGATGCGCCGCCATGGCCTGCCGCTGGCCCGGCTGATGGCCGGCGACGCGCTGCTGACGCTGGCGAAGGACATGCGTTACGCCGACGTCGCGGCTCTGTACGCGGCGGTCGGCGAGAACAACGTCAGCGCGCAGGCGGTGGTGAACCGGCTGCTGCAGAGCCTGGGCGGCCCGGAGAGCGCGGAGGAGGACGCGGCCGAGACCGAGCTGCCGATCCGGGCGCTGCGCCGTTCCGGCGGCGATCCGGGTGTGATCGTCACGGGTGCGGCGGACGTCTGGGTGAAGCTCGCGCGGTGCTGCACCCCGATGCCGGGCGACGAGATCGCCGGCTTCGTGACCCGGGGCAAGGGCGTCTCGGTGCACCGCACCGACTGCGTCAACCTCGTCAGCCTGCGCGGCGGCCCGCACGACCGGACCGTCGCGGTGGAGTGGGCGCCGTCATCCGGCTCGGTGTTCCTGGTGGTGATCCAGGTCGAGGCCCTCGACCGGACCAGGCTGCTGTCGGATGTGACCCGGGTGTTGTCCGATCACCACGTCAACATCCTCTCCGCGTCGGTCACCACGACCCGAGAGCAGGTGGCGGTCAGCCGTTTCACCTTCGAGATGGGTGACGCCAAGCATCTCGGCCACATTCTCGACGCCGTCAGGTCCACCGACGGCGTGTACGACTGTTTCCGGGTCACCTCGGACGTACAGAGCTGA
- a CDS encoding adenine phosphoribosyltransferase: MTSVESGPALGAAAEVLAAHVRDVQDFPKPGVVFKDITPLLSTPAAFGVVIGALADLARDLSVTTIAGIEARGFLLAAPVADRIGAGLVPVRKAGKLPGATRRETYDLEYGTATLEIHQDAVAAGERVLLVDDVLATGGTAAAAHNLLRGCGADVVGLAVLMELSFLAGRDRTGALPVTSIMTL; this comes from the coding sequence ATGACGAGCGTCGAAAGCGGGCCGGCTCTGGGTGCGGCAGCGGAGGTGCTCGCCGCCCACGTCCGCGATGTCCAGGATTTCCCCAAGCCCGGAGTCGTCTTCAAGGACATCACCCCGCTGCTGTCCACCCCGGCGGCGTTCGGGGTGGTCATCGGTGCCCTTGCGGACCTCGCGCGAGACCTGTCGGTCACCACGATCGCGGGGATCGAGGCGCGCGGATTCCTGCTGGCGGCACCGGTCGCCGACCGGATCGGCGCGGGCCTCGTCCCGGTGCGCAAGGCGGGCAAGCTGCCGGGGGCGACCCGCCGCGAGACCTACGACCTGGAGTACGGCACCGCCACCCTGGAGATCCACCAGGACGCGGTGGCCGCGGGGGAGCGGGTCCTGCTCGTCGATGACGTGCTCGCCACCGGTGGAACCGCCGCCGCCGCGCACAACCTGCTGCGTGGATGCGGCGCGGACGTGGTCGGCCTCGCGGTCCTGATGGAGCTGAGTTTCCTGGCCGGGCGTGACCGGACGGGTGCGCTGCCGGTCACCTCGATCATGACTCTCTGA
- the secF gene encoding protein translocase subunit SecF: MSMLGRLYRSEFHVDFVGRRRVWYVVSGVLLTICVLSMIVRGFTLGIEFKGGAVFQFPANGGTVEQVKDVLSDSGVDASDSVVQQLETSKQFRVQTPTLSDEETARVEDALAKRFNVANPDENIAVSTVGSSWGSTITNKAIKGLIVFLVLVMIYLSVRFEWKMAVAAMAALIHDLVVTMGIYSLVGFEVTPSTIIAVLTILGFSLYDTVVVFDRVRENTAGMATSSRRTYAEATNDALNETLVRSLNTSLIALIPVASLLFVGAGLLGAGTLKDLALAQFVGIASGTYSSLFFATPLLVDLKRNESEVRALDARVGRARASRARSARAAETGQTSRSVRSRQGADPAGADADVDGPDVHEPGDAVGVASGMRTASAAAAAGHVGVPSAQRRGPRSKPTQPRRSGGKKRSR; the protein is encoded by the coding sequence ATGTCGATGCTGGGGCGTCTCTACCGCAGCGAGTTCCACGTCGACTTCGTCGGCCGCCGGCGTGTCTGGTACGTCGTGTCCGGGGTGCTGCTCACGATCTGTGTGCTGAGCATGATTGTCCGCGGGTTCACGCTGGGTATCGAGTTCAAGGGCGGGGCCGTCTTCCAGTTCCCGGCGAACGGCGGCACCGTCGAGCAGGTCAAGGATGTCCTCAGCGACAGCGGGGTCGATGCCTCCGACAGCGTCGTCCAGCAGCTCGAGACGTCCAAGCAGTTCCGGGTCCAGACACCCACGCTGTCCGACGAGGAGACCGCGCGGGTGGAGGACGCCCTCGCGAAGCGTTTCAACGTCGCGAACCCGGATGAGAACATCGCGGTCTCGACCGTCGGGTCGTCCTGGGGATCCACCATCACGAACAAGGCGATCAAGGGTCTGATCGTCTTTCTCGTTCTGGTGATGATCTACCTGTCGGTGCGGTTCGAGTGGAAGATGGCCGTGGCGGCGATGGCGGCGCTCATCCACGACCTCGTCGTCACCATGGGTATCTACTCCCTGGTCGGCTTCGAGGTCACCCCGTCCACGATCATTGCTGTGCTGACCATTCTCGGTTTCTCGCTGTACGACACGGTCGTGGTCTTCGACCGGGTACGGGAGAACACCGCCGGAATGGCGACGTCGTCGCGGCGGACCTATGCGGAGGCCACCAACGACGCGCTCAACGAGACGCTGGTCCGGTCGCTCAACACATCACTGATCGCGCTCATCCCGGTGGCGTCGCTGTTGTTCGTCGGCGCCGGGCTGCTGGGTGCCGGCACGCTGAAGGACCTCGCGCTCGCCCAGTTCGTCGGTATCGCCTCCGGTACCTACTCCTCGCTGTTCTTCGCGACCCCGCTGCTCGTGGACCTCAAGCGCAACGAGTCGGAGGTGCGTGCGCTGGACGCCAGGGTGGGGCGGGCCCGGGCGAGCCGGGCCAGGTCGGCCCGCGCCGCCGAGACCGGGCAGACCAGCCGGTCGGTGCGGTCCCGTCAGGGCGCGGACCCGGCCGGTGCGGACGCCGACGTGGACGGGCCGGACGTGCACGAGCCCGGTGACGCCGTGGGCGTCGCCAGTGGGATGCGCACCGCCTCGGCGGCCGCCGCGGCTGGACATGTCGGTGTTCCGTCCGCGCAACGGCGTGGCCCGCGGTCGAAGCCGACCCAGCCCCGGCGTTCCGGTGGTAAGAAGCGTTCGCGCTAG